TCCGCACCCGGCAGCAGTGCATAGCGGAACCGGTGCACACCGAGGTCGGTCTGCGGGTCCGGGCTGTGCGGGGCGCGCAGCAGGGTGAGACGCACGGTCGTGCCGAGCCCGCCCTCGTGCGGGGTGCGGGTCACGTCGTGGCCGTACGTCGAGTCGTTGAGGACCGCGACGCCGTACCCGGGCTCGGCGACCCTCAGCCAGCGGTGCGCGCAGATCTCGAAACGGGCCGCGTCCCAGCTGGTGTTGGCGTGCGTGGGCCGGTGGACATGGCCGAACTGGATCTCGGCGGTGGACCGTTCGGCGTGCACGTCGAGGGGGAACGCGGCCTTGAGCACCTTCTCCGACTCCTGCCAGTCCACCTCCGTCAGGACGTCGACGCGCGGGCTCGCGACGTCGAGGCGCAGCTCCTGGGTGATCCGGGACGACCCGAAGACCCGCACCACGCGGACCGCCGCCCGCAGCGGCCCGTCCTCGGTCAGCTCGACGGACTCCGCCTCGGTGAGATCGGTGTGCGAGCGCCGGTAGTGCCGGTCGATGTCCCAGGCGTCCCACTGGTTGGGGTGGTCGGGGTGCAGCTGGAGGAGGTTGCCGCGGGTGCCGGGGGCGAGGACCTCGCGGCCGGCGGCCAGGTCGGTGACGGAGGTGAGCAGACCGTCCGCGTCGACGGTGACCCGCAGCAGCCCGTTGTCGAGGACGAACGCGCCGCCCTCCCGCTCCACGGTCACCGCCGAGGGGGCCTCGGAGGTGGACAGCGGGGCTGCGGCCAGCGGCGGAACCCGTACGAACACCGGATCCCCGTCCCCGGTTGTGACCACCTCGCTCCGCCCGTACGGCGATGCGTTGAGGACCGCGGGTCCCGTCGCCGCGCCCAGCGCCGTCACCGACGCCGCGATGATCCCCTCCAGCTCGTCCCGTACCCGCGCATAGGTCTCGCGCGCCTCACGGTGCACCCAGGCGATCGACGAGCCGGGCAGGATGTCGTGGAACTGGTGCAGCAGCACCGTCTTCCAGAGCCGGTCCAGATCCTCGTACGGATACGGCGCACCGGTCCGCAGCGCGGCCGCCGTCGCCCACAACTCGGCCTCCCTGAGCAGGTGTTCACCGCGCCGGTTGCCCTGCTTGGTCTTCGCCTGGGTCGTGTACGTCGCCCGGTGCAGCTCCAGATACAGCTCGCCCGACCAGACCGGGGCCTGACCCCCGTACTCCTCCTCCGCGGCCGTGAAGAACGCCGACGGCCGCTCCACCGTCACCCGGGGCGACCCCTCCAGGTCCCGCACCCTGCGGGCCTTCTCCAGCATCTCGCGGGTCGGCCCGCCCCCGCCGTCGCCCCAGCCGAACGGCACCAGCGAGCGCGAGGCCCGGCCCTTGTCGGCGAAGTTCCGCTCCGCGTGGGCCAGTTCGGCCGCATGGATCTGCGAGTTGTAGGTGTCCACGGGCGGGAAGTGCGTGAAGACACGCGTCCCGTCGATGCCCTCCCACCAGAAGGTGTGGTGCGGCATCTTGTTGGACTGGTTCCACGACAGCTTCTGTGTGAGGAACCACCGGATCCCCGCCAGCTTCGCCAACTGCGGAAAGGCGGCCGTGTAGCCGAAGGAGTCCG
The sequence above is drawn from the Streptomyces sp. NBC_01465 genome and encodes:
- a CDS encoding alpha-mannosidase, with product MHDDRQLVEGRLERALHQFIRPAQYAARSPLTLSVWHAPGEPVPVAEALKGDYAPFAVGTEWGTPWSTSWFRLEGAVPPEWAGRRVEVVVDPGFTGDGPGFQAEGLVYDAAGIPLKGIHPRNRHIPVGAPAEGGEDVHLLLEAAANPAVLHGFEPTLLGDISTAGDRPIYRFSSADLAVLDEDVWHLVLDIEVLSELMAELPADRARRHEILRALEDMLDALDLHDVAGTAVRARAALAETLARPAEASAHRISAAGHAHIDSAWLWPLRETVRKASRTFANVTALAADYPELVFACSQAQQYAWVKEHQPHIWERIKKAVADGNWAPVGSMWVESDANMPGGEALARQIVHGKRFFAEELGVETEEIWLPDSFGYTAAFPQLAKLAGIRWFLTQKLSWNQSNKMPHHTFWWEGIDGTRVFTHFPPVDTYNSQIHAAELAHAERNFADKGRASRSLVPFGWGDGGGGPTREMLEKARRVRDLEGSPRVTVERPSAFFTAAEEEYGGQAPVWSGELYLELHRATYTTQAKTKQGNRRGEHLLREAELWATAAALRTGAPYPYEDLDRLWKTVLLHQFHDILPGSSIAWVHREARETYARVRDELEGIIAASVTALGAATGPAVLNASPYGRSEVVTTGDGDPVFVRVPPLAAAPLSTSEAPSAVTVEREGGAFVLDNGLLRVTVDADGLLTSVTDLAAGREVLAPGTRGNLLQLHPDHPNQWDAWDIDRHYRRSHTDLTEAESVELTEDGPLRAAVRVVRVFGSSRITQELRLDVASPRVDVLTEVDWQESEKVLKAAFPLDVHAERSTAEIQFGHVHRPTHANTSWDAARFEICAHRWLRVAEPGYGVAVLNDSTYGHDVTRTPHEGGLGTTVRLTLLRAPHSPDPQTDLGVHRFRYALLPGADVPLAVREGLALNLPLRVAAAPEQGPLVTVDHESITVEAVKLAEDRSGDVVVRLYESAGDRARGTLRVGFPVVSAQVTDLLERPLHDAETGEEGLTVGLRPFQILTLRLRPA